Sequence from the Methanosarcina siciliae T4/M genome:
CCCGGCTTGCCCTGGACAGGAGAATCAGCAACGATTGAATCCGCGATAAGATCGGTGCTGGTTACGGTGACCAGTGCAACACCTGAGACTTCCCCGCTCGCTGCGCTCAAGTTTGCTGTACCGAGATCTATTGCACTGAATAACCCTGTTGAATCCGTTGTTCCGACAGTCTCGTTATCACTGGACCAGCTAAAGTCAATCCCGGATATGGCATTTCCGTCCTGGTCCAGTGCTCTGGCAGTAAACTGCAGAGTGTTTCCCGTGCTAAGGACAGCTGAGGAAGGCGAAACCTCAATAGTGGTCAGTTCCGGTGTTTCTACCGTTACCTGAGCAGTGCCGTTTAGGCTTTCTGCAGATGCTGTTATTTTGGTGCTTCCGACTGCAAGGGGCGTGAAGAAACCTGTCGAGTTTACTGTGCCGACCATTTCATTGCTGCTTTCCCAGGTGAAGGCGATGTTTGGCATCGAGTTTCCGTACTGGTCTTTTGCAACGGCGGTAAACTGCAGGATGCTGCTGGTGGTCAGGTCCGCAGTCACCGGGGTGACTTCGATGCTGGTAAAAACCGGCTCCTCGTCAAAATAGTTTTCATAGGGCTGCATCAGGGGGTAATAGTCGGTCCCAAGGTCGTTTGGAATTGTGTAGGGAGTATCGCCGATCCCGTCGTTGTTTTCGTCGGTGCCGGTGTAATCAGACCAGTAGTTGCCCATGTAACCTGAGTAGGTCTGGCCGTTGTAGGTGTATTTGATAGGAATGGTGGAGTTTAAACTTGCAGTAAAATCACCTGACCATCCCCATGCTCTTACAAGACTCGTTTTTATGAAATTGTTATTATAAAACGTATGATCGTTACCTGGCTCATAGAGCAATATTCCTTCAGGGTTTTGTAAGAAATTATTTTTGGAAAATGTGCAATTGTTTGCCATATAAATAAGACCAGCAGCTCCTGTACTGTTAACAATAGTATTATTCTCAAATAATCCATCCATAACTCCCCACACTGCAATAGCACCATATGTCGATTGGGAATCATAGAGGGTATTATTTACAAAGTTTGCATTGTCTGATAGTACTCTAATTCCATAAAGTCCTCCACTTTCCAAAACAAGGTTGTTTTCAAAAATCACATTATCTGTATCTAACTCCACACCATTAGATGTCTTGATTTTGGTAAAAGTACAATTCTTGAAAGTTAAGTCCGAAGCCGTACTTACTGAAGAAATGGTAATCTTTGGCTCCGACTTTAGTTTTATTCCTTCAAGAACAGTTCCAGTTGCATTTTCAGATGCACTTGAGCCTTCAGGTAGATATATGCTACTACCCACTGTTACGAAATCAGTTCCTTCTCCTATGATGCTTAAGTATGGTATATTTACATAAAAACCGCTATATGTTCCGCTGTAAACAAAGATCGTATCTCCGGAAGAAGCGCTGTTAATAGCAGCCTGTATATCAGTGAAATCTACTCCACCATCATCATCGACGTACCATGTCTTTGCTTCTGCAGGTGTTATTAACATCATGCAAATAAGTGCAAAGAAGATTAGAAGCATTCTTTTATTCATATACTATTCCCTCTAAACCAAAAAATAATTCTTTCATATCTTATGCAATTTGAGATCAGAATCAAGAGAGAGTTTGTGAACAGTGAAGTTTTTTGAATAGTTTGAGAATTTGTGCTCCGGATTCATTGACTCAACCTCTAAGAACCTATCCGAAAAGTGTTACCTGCTGTAACTCTTAGAATATATAATATCCAAAACCAGAGCATGTACTCTAAGGTTACAGACCTACCGTGACTTTTTCAATATGTATTCTAACTTTTTGGATAGACTCTTAGTTCTATCTCTTTTAGATGCTAGCTAAATAAGCGGAATATTTCCGCAAACTTTCATGTACCCGGATTTTTGCCGCAACATATTTACTTCAGACAAAAAGATTAACATTAAGGGATATATAATTCTTATTAAAAGATAAATTATATGTCCATTTATATATCTGCAAAATAACATGAATATAAATTTTTGTATTAATAAATATTTGTATATATACATTATTTTTTGATTTTTTAACTAAAAATGACTTTGATTGGCATGGGTTTTATGTTGAAACAATTGAATCTTAAAGTGAGATCATATGTCTTTGATTTTGAGAAAAGATAACATAAATTATGAGGCAAATTTCTGCTATAGAATCAATAAACTGCAGGCAAGAAATCCTTAACTAACGACCTATTGCAGTTTCCAAATCTTCTTAAAAAAATGGAGGTTTTGATTAAACCTCCAAGTTTAATGGAAAAGTTTCTAAGAACATTTTTCTACCTTATGTTTTTCCAGAACTCAGGAGATCATGCTTTAGGTTTAAACAACAATTTTACATAATCTGTTTCGATATGAGAACTATTTGTGACAGGGGGAATACCAGAAGTTACTTGTGCAGTCTTCTGTTCTGCCAGCACGATTACCTGGCCATTGTTGATGTAGTTTCCGAGATTAGCTGTGATTTCGCCGGTCAGGTACTGCTCACTTCCATTACCATCACAGTTGTCCAGTTCTTCATAAGCACCGGTATTGAAGTTCCAGATGTAGAGGTAAGCACCATCGGAACTACCACCTGCATCATGCCAGCCTTTGCCGTTCCAGGTTACATTGGCGTCGAGAAGAGATGCATTGCAACAGCAGCAACTAACGTTGAACACAAACCTGTGTGCGGCAAAGTTGCCATCGGAATTAGTTACATCCTGCTGGAAAACGCTATCGTCTGCTTTGATGTTGTTATACTGGGCGGAGGTAAATTCGATATCTGGGACATCATTGGTGATCGGTGCCCTTGAATTATTCTGGTATCTGTAGGCAAAGTGGTCTACACCTGCCACTCCCGAAGTGTTGTTACTGAAGTCAAAGGTGCAAATTCTTGTCTTCAGCACTGCAAGGAACGGAGTGTAGTAGGATTCGCCGTCTCCTACACCTGGCCAGGCCGGGTCATAGATTGTGCCGGTGTCGTTTTGTGCTCTCCAGAAGGTTGCATAATTGTTGTCTTCGTTGTTTACGAGGCCTGTTACGCAGAAAGTATGCAGGTCAAAGTAATTGGCGGTGTCTGAATTTTCGTTAGCAACATCATCCCCTCCGATCTGATATCCGGAATAGTGGGTTTTGTTCCAGGCTGCATTTCCGAAGTTGCTGTTGTATGGGGAAATGTACGGAGAAGTATTGTTACAGGGAGGGTTGAAGTGCAGGTAGTCATTCTGTCCATAGTCGCCTGTAAAATATGCAACCGTCAGGCAAGAACATCCTTCTTCTGCAGTTCCGTTGAACCAGGTGATGTTAGCATCTTTATGTGGATAACCTGTGTAATCCTTGTGCAGGTTTTCAAGGCCCTGGTTGATCCAGTACTGGGTATAACAGTTCCCATTTTCATAGGCGACTATGAGAACAGCTCCGTATATACGGCTGTCAAGCCAGTCAGTTGATGCCAGTGACTCGTCCGGCCAGGCGTTGATTGTTGCCGTAATATTATCGCTATTCAGAAGTGGAAGTACATTTGTGCAGTTGTATTTGATTAAATATACTCCATTTCCACAACAATCTACGTTGGAAGAGGGATCTGTTGTATTAAGGTACACCATTCCAAGGTTGTATCCGTCTGGATAGGGGTCCGTGGAATTGCTCAATGTAGCATTTGCAAAACCTTCACGGTTTACCTTTCCTCCCCAGACTCCAACCTTCAGCTCAGCCCACACGATACCATCGGTCGGGACATCCGAAAAGTTGGTAACAAGAGTATTGAGAGTATAGTTCCAAGGGTAATAATTATTAAGTCCGGCGTGGTCTCCATAACTTACATAAACATCACCCTTTAAGGTTCCTTCCTCGATGGTTTCAAGGGGGTATCCATCGTAATTATATCCTGCATACGCTGTTGCACAGAGCATGCAAAACATTAAGATCCCAAGTCCTAAATACAGACCCGCTTTATTTTTCATTCTCGACATTTTCATTTTTACTTACTCCTTTTATCTACTTTTTTTGGTCATCTATTGCAAATTGTCCCCGCATTACACAAACTTCCATTGTACTATCCCATCTTCGACGATTTTATGATGGGGTTCGCCGAGAGATACTGTCCAGTAAAGGCATACGAAATAATACAATGGAGAGCCTGGAGGCAGGGTTTCCTTTAACTTCTTTTACCCTTAATTCCAGGTTTTTTTCATGCTCTCCGATTAGCCCCTTCAGCTAACCGATAACCGGTTATCTCCCCACCGGCCCGGCTTCTCTAATAAAGACTCAGGTTGTGTTTTTTGCGATATTAGTCCGCTGGCTTTTTTACGACCTATCAGCACAATATTGATTTTATATCCATCCAGTACAAAAACGAGAATCTTACTTTAAAATGGAAAAGTAATGACCCCACATTCTGAAAACCAAACCTGTATGAATAAATATTCCTTTTTACCACAAATTCCCCGGTTGTAAAGAGTCTATCCGCAAAGTCAATAATGGAGTGTTGCAAAGTTACAACAGATCTATAATATCCGAATGGCCGCTCCGGTTGCACATGTTGTAAAAGTTGCAGCAGGTCGTAACACTTTTTGGACAGACTCTAAAAGTACTAATGTGTTAATTATATATAGTATTTTGTGATTATGTGTGAAATCGTTGTATATTATAATGATAAATTATGAGCAAATTTATTTTATTTCATACTAATTGCAATTAATTTAAATAAAAATCTTATTATTAGCCTTTTATCTGGCTAGCTTTCTATTGCCAGAATCGGAAACGATAATTCTTCCTGACGTGGGCTGATCGATCTCGGTTCTGGAAACTTCTTTTTTTGCCCGTCTACCTCGTTTTACATTGAAAAAAAGCATCAATAAAGGTTGTCAAATAAAAATAATTCATTTTCAGATACAGGAAAAAGAAGAACTCTCAAATAAGGGATAATACCATTAATTGATTTTTTCTTTGGCTGATTATAGTACGGATCTTAAATAATAATTATATTCCCTTAGTTAATATTAAAGATATTTATAAAAATAACATATAATTGTATTAAGTGGATAAAAAAATGTTAAAGTGGATAAAAAAATGTTAAAGTGGATAAAAAAATGTTAAATAGGACACATCCATACACATATTCCCAGAAGCGTTTCTAAAATATAGAAACTTCTTCTGAGATTGTGAGCAGTTTAATGCCGGAGGTTTCCTGCCTGCAGAAGTTTAAAGCAGTTAAGAAGTGACGGTGTAGGGCGAAGCCGGATAAATTTTCCTTTTGCCCAATGTCGAGTATTTCTCTAATCTTTTCTGAAGCATTTCATGGCTATCAAAACTGTTTGTGTTTTTGAATTTTTAAAGTTATTCGGTTTTGCAGGAGGATTACTCTCGGTAGCTCTCAGCTTCTTATCAACAGCTGACAAAACTTGCATGTGTAAATTTTCATGTTCAGGGGCTTTACTTAAAAAGGAAGGTCACATCTTGCCTGCCAATGTTACCGTGGTGAGCTCTGAGAATGTTACATTTCTGAGAGATGTCATAGCCTGAGCAAGTTTTTCAATTTCTTCGCCGTTCCTGTAAGGATAACTACTTCGAAACGGTTATTATGGTCAAAATTTCTTTTCGCTTAATTTGGCCGTAATTTGAGTGTTTGAAAGGCCCTGTTATACAACTCGAGTCTTTTTTCGTGCTTCCTTTTCAGCTCCAGTTGCTGCTGGGATGGCATTTCTACCTCCCGGACATATTTTACACGGTTTAATTTGTAGTTACGCGTTCTCATTCATTCATACATGACGTCATAAGTGATGGAACTCGTTGCGATTTCTTTTGCTTTTGCCCTGCCGGTAGTGCACGAGAAATTCGGTTTCGTTGATTCGGGAATGTTTTTTTCATCAGTTCCGGAGTGTTGTTCTGGTTGTGGTGGCAAACTCATATCATTGCGTATACTCCGCGCGGATTGAGAAGAAAAAACAGGAGATTCAGCTATTTTTGTCATTCGATCCTATGGCATATAGCTGCTTGAACTCCTCGATATCAACATTGATTTTTGCTACCATACACAGACAAAAAAAGAGAAATCTCGGGCCTGTTCTTCCTTGTCTCCTTATTTCTCTCTGAACGTTTCTTTTACATAGTTCATATTCTCGTATCCATAATTACTTAACATAAAATTAGATCTAATGGGTATATATTGTTAAAAATATCTCATTGTGTATCATATTAATATAATTTACACTAGAAAACGGGGTATACTCAATTTAAGTAATTCGAATAAACCCCAAATTAAGTAAATAAGTAACTCTTTTCGGTAGGCATATATATAGCCGTGAGCAGATATATTTCACACAAATATTTTAAGAAGAGAACTCCGGGGGGAATATGCAATCTCTTTACGCCAGAGCCTGGTACAGTAAAGCCCTTGCTCTTTTGAACCTGAAAAATCCAATTGAGTCCGAGAAAAATTTTGAAAAGGCTCTTGAAGCTTTCGACGCCCTGCTTGAGATAAACCCTCAGGATACGATTGCCTGGCAATATAAAGGAAACATACTGCGTTATCTGGACCGGCCTGAGGAAGCTCTGGAGGCCTTTGAAAAGGCTCTTGCTTTTGACCCGGATAATGTTTCTGCCCGCTATTTTAAGGGGCTGACTCTGGGGTACCTGAACCTTCCCGAGAGAGCTCTGGAGGCTTTCGAGAGTGTGATTGAAAAAGATCCCGAACATCCGGGAGCTCTTTATTACAGCGGGCTTACCTTAAACCAGCTAGAAAGGCATACAGAAGCTGCTTCAGCCCTCTCGGGAGCCCTTGAAATAAATCCCGAAAATCCAGGGGCCTGGTATTACAGGGGGGAGTCTCTCTACATTCTGGGGAAGAGTGCAGAAGCTCTTAAAGCCTTTGAAGAGACCCTGGCGCTGGAACCCTCGCATGCAGGGGCATGGGAAGGTAAGGCAAAAGCATGCCTTTCCCTGGGAAGGAAGAGGGAAGCTTTGAAGGCAAGTGAAAAGGCTTTGAAACTTAAACCTTCTTCTGCAGAGGCATGGGAAACTCAGGGAAAAATTATGGAAAGCATCGGGAAAAAAGAAGAAGCACTTGGAGCTTTTGAAAGAAGCCTTGTGCTTGAGCCCATGAATGCAGGAAACGTGATGGAAAAAGGCAAGTTACTCGGAAACCTGGGAAGGTATGAGGAAGCTCTTGAAGCATTTGAAAGTTCACTCTGGATGGACAGTTCTCTTAGCGAAGCAAAGATCAATCGGGGAAAAACCCTGCTTGCTCTTGGAAATTTTCAACAGGCGCTTGACTCATTCAGGAAAAACATTGAAGAGGACCCTGAAAATTTCGAAAACTGGGGTGGGACAGGCAGTTGTTTCCTCGCCTTCGGAAAATATTACGAAGCAATGAAAGCTTACGAAAAAGCCCTCTCCATCGAACCTGAAAACAGCTGCATCATGAGCGGAGTCGGGGAAATTTATTACCAGCTTGGAGACTATTCCAGAGCCCTGGAGGCATTTGAGCAAGCTCTGAGGCTTGACATCGAAAACGACTTTGCCTGGAACGGGAAAGGAAATGTGCTCTGCAAGCTCGGAAAGTACCGGGAAGCCCTCGAAGCTTATGAGAGCCTCCTTACACTTGATTACGAAAGCCTGCCTGCCCGCTACAACCGCGGAGTTGCCCTCTCCAGGCTTAAATCCCGGCAAAATGACGAAGAAAAAGCTCTTGAAAACCAGTTACATGCAGCATTTAAGAAATACCTTGAGCTGTCCGGGAAGCTCCCGGAAGATAAAATAGGGGTTGAAGGCTGGAAATATAGAGGACTTGCTTTTGCCGAACTAGGGGAATATAAAGAAGCACTTCAAGCTTTTGACAGGGCAGCGAGGTACAGGTCAGGGGATATCTATCCCCTGACCTGCCTGGGAATTACCCTCATATGTCTCGGGGAATATGAAGAAGCCCTTCAAGTTTTTGAGCAGGCAGAAGAACTTTTTTACGCAAGCATAGGCGCAGAAAAAGCCAGGGAGCCCGTGGAAGAAAGAGAAGCGGAAATGTCCTGGACTCTGGATGCTGCCGAGAAAAAACCCGTGCTGGAAAAGCTCAGGATCGCGAAAGGTTTTGCCCTTGATGCACTCGGGAGGTATGAAGCCGCCCTGGAAGCTTTTGAGAGCGCCAGAAAGCTTTCGGGAAACGGAAAAATCGCCTGTTCCGGAAAAGGCCTTGTTTTTGTACACTGCGAAGAATGGAAAAAAGCCCTGGAAGCTTTTGATACAGTCCTTATCTTCGATCCGAAAGATACCCCTGCTGCGGTAATGAAAGCCTTTGCCCTGATAAGACTTCAGGAGTTTGGGAAGGCTATCGAGGTCCTCGAGAGGATCACAGCAGAGGATAAATGCCCTGATCTTTCCTCCTGCCTGCTGGGCTTTGCCTGTGCCAGACAGGGAGATTTTGATAGGGCCCTGAAGGCTTACAGGAAAGCAATTGAAGCAAACACGAAAAACATTCATGCCAGGAACGGACTTGCAGAGATTTACTTCAGGATAGGGAACAGCAGGGGAGCCTTAAAAGAGCTTGAAGCTTCAATTGCTGAAGCTCCGGAAAATGCATTTTCAAGGAATCTGAAAGGCAGAGTTGAGCTTGAAGAACAGGCATTTGAAGACGCCCTGGAGTCCTTCAGGCTTGCTCTTGCCCTGGATACGGAAGACCAGAGGCTCCTGCTCTGGGATGCATATGCCAGGTATATTTATGCAGAAACTTCCTTTGAGGAAAACAGTGCACGTTTCAAGTACATGCTCCTAGCAGCTACAGGAAAACTCGAAAAGGCAGCCATATGCCAGACCCCCGAAGACAATGAACTGAAAGCTTACACCCTGTACTTCCTGGGCCTTTTTTACTGCAAGGCCCGTTACTTCAGAAAAGCATTCGAAAGGCTCGAAGAATGCCTGAAGCTCGAAAATTCCCTGAAGATGAAAGAGCCTGCGGCCCTCCTCCTTAAAAACATTCGGACAGGTCGTCAGGGATCAACCTGGTGGGAGTGGTGGCTTGCTCCGGGAACCCACGGGACTCTTAAAAAAGCAGGATTCTGGCTAATTTTCCTATTAGTCTTCAGCCTGCTGCTGTCCCATCCTGCAGCTTCAACCCTTCCCCTTATATCCTGGCCTGCATCCGTTATAAGCCAGATTTTATATCCGGCCGGGGAAAACAATGTCTTATGGGCACTTTATGGGAAAGAGTATATAATCTCAATTCTTATTCTGTTCATCTTCCTGTTCCTTCCGGCATTCAGGCTCGGCAGGCCGGAAAAAGAAGAACTTGAACTTGAAACGTTTACCCCGCCACCACCTGATTTTGATATCCCCGCATCCGTTCTGGAAGAGTTTACGGAAAGGCTTGAAAAAAGCCTGTTCTCTCCGGAACCCATGAGAGGAAGTACGAAAAAATTAGGGAAGTTTTGAAATCCGGAAAAGAAGGAAAAAACCTGGAAGAATGTGAAGCCCATAAAAAAGGATAAATAAAAAATCCTGGATGGCAGAAAAGCAAATGTATATAACCCTCTCCGGTATTATCGAAGGCAGTGACATCAAGTAGAGGATAAGGACTGGAAGGAGACCGGAAGCCTTGAAAAACACATTCATCCTTGGAATCGAAGGCACTGCCTGGAACCTGAGTGCCGCAATCGTGACCGAGACCGAGATCATTGCCGAGGTCACGGAGACCTATAAACCCCAAGTCGGCGGAATCCATCCCAGGGAAGCCGCCCAGCACCATGCAAAGTATGCAGCAAGTGTTATCAAAAGACTCCTTGCAGAGGCAAAAGAAAAAGGAGTGGAGCCTTCAGACCTTGACGGCATAGCTTTTTCTCAGGGACCCGGACTGGGACCCTGCCTGAGGACCGTTGCAACCGCAGCCAGGATGCTTTCCCTATCCCTGGGCATTCCTCTTATAGGGGTCAATCACTGCATCGCCCATATAGAAATAGGGATCTGGCGAACCCCGGCAAAAGACCCGGTTGTTCTTTATGTAAGCGGGGCAAATTCCCAGGTTATCTCATATATGGAAGGGCGCTACAGAGTCTTTGGAGAAACCCTTGATATCGGGCTTGGAAACGCCCTTGACAAGTTTGCGCGGAGAGCAGGCCTGCCTCACCCCGGAGGGCCTAAAATCGAAGCCTGCGCAAAAAACGCAAAGCAATATATCCATCTCCCTTATGTGATTAAAGGGATGGACCTCTCTTTTTCCGGGCTTTCCACGGCTTCAAGCGAAGCCCTGAAAAAAGGCTCTCTTGAGGACGTCTGCTACTCCTATCAGGAAACAGCTTTTGCAATGGTTGTGGAGGTTGCGGAACGCGCCCTTGCCCACACAGGAAAAAAAGAAGTGCTGCTTGCAGGCGGAGTGGGAGCAAACACCAGGCTTCGCGAGATGTTAAATGAGATGTGTGAAGCCAGGGGAGCAAAGTTCTATGTACCCGAAAAGCGTTTCATGGGCGATAATGGGACGATGATCGCATACACCGGGCTCCTGATGTATAAGTCGGGAAATACCCTCACCCTTGGGGATTCGCGGGTGAACCCTAGTTTCAGGACCGATGACGTGAACGTGACCTGGATAAAGGAAGAAGAGACTAAAAAGGTACCTGAGATCTCTCCCGAGACGTTCCTCAGAGCTCCCCCCGGAGAAAGGCTGGACAACGGGGCTGAAGCTATTATTTACCTTGACGAGGGGCCGGAAGGGAAGAAGGTGCTCGTTAAGGAAAGGGTCCCGAAGCTTTACAGGCATAAGGAGATAGATGAAAAGATCAGGAGGGACAGGAACCGTACAGAAGCCCGCCTGATGTCTGAAGCCAGGAGGGCAGGAGTGCCCACGCCTATCATCTATGATATTGAGGAATTCAAGCTCAGGATGCAGTTCATCGAAGGAGTCCCCATAAAGTACCTTATAACTCCCGAGCTTTCCGAAAAGATCGGAGAGCTTGTAGGCAGGCTGCACAGTTCGGGGATAGTCCACGGCGACCTTACCACCTCAAACCTCCTGCTTGCAGGGGAGAGACTTTATCTTATTGACTTCGGGCTTGCCTACTTTGACAAAAGCCTGGAAGCCAGAGGTGTGGACGTCCATGTGCTTTTCCAGACTTTTGAAAGCACGCATCGCGACCACGAAACTCTTGTTAAAGCTTTTGAAAAAGGGTATGGAAGTACTTTTATAGATTCAAAGGATGTACTCAAGCGAGTTGAAGAGATAAAAAAGAGGGCTCGCTATGCATAAGATCGTCTTTGTTACGGGAAATAAAGGCAAGTTTGCCGAAGTCAGGGATATTCTCAAAACTTTCGGAATCGAAGTAATCCAGAACAAAAACGGGTATCCGGAACTCCAGGAAGATGAACTCGAACCGATTGCCGCACACGGAGCACAGTATGTTGCAAACAAACTGAACATGCCTGTGATGGTAGATGACTCGGGGATCTTCATAAATGCCTTGAACGGTTTTCCGGGCCCCTATTCCCGCTTTGTGGAAGATAAACTCGGAAACCTGAAAGTGCTCAAGATGATGGAAGGAGAAGAAGATAGGACCGCTTACTTCAAAACCGTAGTCGGATACTGTGAACCCGGAAAAGAACCCCTGGTTTTCCCCGGAGTCGTGGAAGGGAAGATCGCATACGAAGAACGGGGCACTGGCGGCTTTGGGTATGACCCTATCTTCGAGTACCAGGGCCTGACCTTCGGGGAACTCGGGGATGCCGAGAAAAATAAGGTTTCCCACCGACGCAGGGCTGTCGATAAGTTCCTGGAGTGGTTTACCAGCCAGGCCTGAAACCATGTCATGAAAAAAAGAAACCAAATTAACAGCACAGAAATAAATATGAAATATTAAAAGGAGAAAAACGGCTGGAGAAAAAAACTGAAGGAAAAAAGCAAAGTCAATCTCTGAATCTTTGCCTTTCAAGGTCCATAGCTTCGTTAATTGAGTTCAGGCCCACTCTTATTGCTGCAAGGATAATCCTGTTGTTCGGGATGTAGCGGTTCTCCCGCCTTATCGAATTGAGACAATTGATAGATTGCTCGTCCAGGACAAGGGGTTCGTTTAACAGTTCTTTAGGACCAAATTTTTTTCCGGTCTTCAGCTCAATTCTGGCTTTCGCTTTCTCAGTTGCTTTCCTGACAAGGTCTTCCGGTTGGGAACTCACCGGCCCGCTGGCTCTTTGGGGTTCTTTTTCCTCCCCACAGGCTTCTTCAACATGTTCAAGGCAATATGTCAGGCAGACATTTTTCAAAAACTCCTCTACACCCATGTGGTATTCATTAGCATACGTTTCGATCTGCTGCAGCTGCCCAGCCGAAAAAGAAATACAAAATAGGTTTTCTTCCGAATCTTGCGCTGTTATTGCAACCCCTTCCTTGTAACCTTATCAGTTTCACCTAATCGGTTACTTTTTGACCTCTATTTCATATTTACTTTTCCATCAAGTTTA
This genomic interval carries:
- a CDS encoding bifunctional N(6)-L-threonylcarbamoyladenine synthase/serine/threonine protein kinase encodes the protein MKNTFILGIEGTAWNLSAAIVTETEIIAEVTETYKPQVGGIHPREAAQHHAKYAASVIKRLLAEAKEKGVEPSDLDGIAFSQGPGLGPCLRTVATAARMLSLSLGIPLIGVNHCIAHIEIGIWRTPAKDPVVLYVSGANSQVISYMEGRYRVFGETLDIGLGNALDKFARRAGLPHPGGPKIEACAKNAKQYIHLPYVIKGMDLSFSGLSTASSEALKKGSLEDVCYSYQETAFAMVVEVAERALAHTGKKEVLLAGGVGANTRLREMLNEMCEARGAKFYVPEKRFMGDNGTMIAYTGLLMYKSGNTLTLGDSRVNPSFRTDDVNVTWIKEEETKKVPEISPETFLRAPPGERLDNGAEAIIYLDEGPEGKKVLVKERVPKLYRHKEIDEKIRRDRNRTEARLMSEARRAGVPTPIIYDIEEFKLRMQFIEGVPIKYLITPELSEKIGELVGRLHSSGIVHGDLTTSNLLLAGERLYLIDFGLAYFDKSLEARGVDVHVLFQTFESTHRDHETLVKAFEKGYGSTFIDSKDVLKRVEEIKKRARYA
- a CDS encoding tetratricopeptide repeat protein produces the protein MQSLYARAWYSKALALLNLKNPIESEKNFEKALEAFDALLEINPQDTIAWQYKGNILRYLDRPEEALEAFEKALAFDPDNVSARYFKGLTLGYLNLPERALEAFESVIEKDPEHPGALYYSGLTLNQLERHTEAASALSGALEINPENPGAWYYRGESLYILGKSAEALKAFEETLALEPSHAGAWEGKAKACLSLGRKREALKASEKALKLKPSSAEAWETQGKIMESIGKKEEALGAFERSLVLEPMNAGNVMEKGKLLGNLGRYEEALEAFESSLWMDSSLSEAKINRGKTLLALGNFQQALDSFRKNIEEDPENFENWGGTGSCFLAFGKYYEAMKAYEKALSIEPENSCIMSGVGEIYYQLGDYSRALEAFEQALRLDIENDFAWNGKGNVLCKLGKYREALEAYESLLTLDYESLPARYNRGVALSRLKSRQNDEEKALENQLHAAFKKYLELSGKLPEDKIGVEGWKYRGLAFAELGEYKEALQAFDRAARYRSGDIYPLTCLGITLICLGEYEEALQVFEQAEELFYASIGAEKAREPVEEREAEMSWTLDAAEKKPVLEKLRIAKGFALDALGRYEAALEAFESARKLSGNGKIACSGKGLVFVHCEEWKKALEAFDTVLIFDPKDTPAAVMKAFALIRLQEFGKAIEVLERITAEDKCPDLSSCLLGFACARQGDFDRALKAYRKAIEANTKNIHARNGLAEIYFRIGNSRGALKELEASIAEAPENAFSRNLKGRVELEEQAFEDALESFRLALALDTEDQRLLLWDAYARYIYAETSFEENSARFKYMLLAATGKLEKAAICQTPEDNELKAYTLYFLGLFYCKARYFRKAFERLEECLKLENSLKMKEPAALLLKNIRTGRQGSTWWEWWLAPGTHGTLKKAGFWLIFLLVFSLLLSHPAASTLPLISWPASVISQILYPAGENNVLWALYGKEYIISILILFIFLFLPAFRLGRPEKEELELETFTPPPPDFDIPASVLEEFTERLEKSLFSPEPMRGSTKKLGKF
- a CDS encoding XTP/dITP diphosphatase, producing the protein MHKIVFVTGNKGKFAEVRDILKTFGIEVIQNKNGYPELQEDELEPIAAHGAQYVANKLNMPVMVDDSGIFINALNGFPGPYSRFVEDKLGNLKVLKMMEGEEDRTAYFKTVVGYCEPGKEPLVFPGVVEGKIAYEERGTGGFGYDPIFEYQGLTFGELGDAEKNKVSHRRRAVDKFLEWFTSQA
- a CDS encoding DUF3344 domain-containing protein gives rise to the protein MKMSRMKNKAGLYLGLGILMFCMLCATAYAGYNYDGYPLETIEEGTLKGDVYVSYGDHAGLNNYYPWNYTLNTLVTNFSDVPTDGIVWAELKVGVWGGKVNREGFANATLSNSTDPYPDGYNLGMVYLNTTDPSSNVDCCGNGVYLIKYNCTNVLPLLNSDNITATINAWPDESLASTDWLDSRIYGAVLIVAYENGNCYTQYWINQGLENLHKDYTGYPHKDANITWFNGTAEEGCSCLTVAYFTGDYGQNDYLHFNPPCNNTSPYISPYNSNFGNAAWNKTHYSGYQIGGDDVANENSDTANYFDLHTFCVTGLVNNEDNNYATFWRAQNDTGTIYDPAWPGVGDGESYYTPFLAVLKTRICTFDFSNNTSGVAGVDHFAYRYQNNSRAPITNDVPDIEFTSAQYNNIKADDSVFQQDVTNSDGNFAAHRFVFNVSCCCCNASLLDANVTWNGKGWHDAGGSSDGAYLYIWNFNTGAYEELDNCDGNGSEQYLTGEITANLGNYINNGQVIVLAEQKTAQVTSGIPPVTNSSHIETDYVKLLFKPKA